Part of the Thunnus maccoyii chromosome 17, fThuMac1.1, whole genome shotgun sequence genome, TATTTCAACATCTGCATCAGACGTTTATTTTTATACGAAGGAATAGTATTCCCTTTTTTAATGGTGTTCCATGAGCATGATTTAAATAACCCAGCATCAAAACGTTTCACATgcagatgtttatattttagatTTGAAGTTCATGTCACTTCATGAGAGCTGTAAGACAGGTCTTTAACAGTTTAGTCTTGTTAATTATGCTTTGACAAGGagacttatattttatattttccctCATGATTCACCCAACTCATATGACTCACATGATGTGTAAGTCTGTGGGgttttttcagtatttcatttttcattcagacaTCCATTAATTCTCATATCTCTTCCTTTGTTGGGATTTTCATAGGCTGCCACTGAGTCAAAACCTATTTTAGACTTCAAATATGAGAAAGTGTTACTCATGTCCTTGCAGATTGACAGTGACTAAGATCTATAAATATGGCATTTACAGTAGGATGTGATTCCCCCTGGTATTACTTGGTTATTCGACTCTTGTCTTTACTATACAGTCGATGCTGTAGGACAGTACGTGACACTTTGGCAGGATGGTCCTTTGAAGCCACAATGTATTTTAAACAACAGTCTTATCAAGAGCATCAGGTCTGTTATTCCCTGACTTACAGTGTAAAGACTTTCCCAGACATACTGTGTGTCTCTCTTATAGGTTACTGAGTTGTAAAAGGGACAAGCAAAATTCCATGTTAGCCCAACCCTTTTGTAAAGAGGTTTCTCAGCCAATTACTGTGTCATTATATTGTATTGTCTGCCAGCAATGGGTCATAGAGACGTCTCCACGCAGGAGCCGTTTCTGTGCAGGGAGCGATGGTCGTGGTTGAGGCAGCCTTCGTTGCGATGTACAATGAGCACTGGGAAGTACAGCGCGTCCTGATAGGCTGGAGGGTTCTCCTCGCTGGTCTGCTGGCCTGACAGACAGCGCGTGCTCTCTGTGGGGCAGGAGGGCTCATTCAGGCTCCCGCTGCTCCTCCACAAGCAGCTCCGCCTGGAGCCGTACAGCCGACCTAGTGAGAAGCGACTGGCGCTGAAGGGGATGCGGGGGCTCCCCGTGTTGCAGATGCTGAGGGCGCTGCGGGAGaagatggaggagctgctgatgGCACGGTGGCAGCGTTCACAGTTCTGCCTGTAACTACCGTAGCCACCACATACGGAGTAACTATTACAGCTCCCTGAGAGCTGGGCCAGGTCCATGAGAACTGCCTCTGAATAGCTGGGAACCAGCTGTTGGTTGGAGCGGATGTGCCACTCCAGCTCTGTGCTATCGATTGTGTTGACTCGTGGGATGTGTCGGCAATACGGCCGCTCCTCAGATGGCGTTACGGGCACATAGTCGAAGCCAAACAGCTTCTCCACATGGTAGTGGACACAGGCAGTGCGGTACTCTGTCAGCACCCGCAGAGGCCAGGAGAGGGTTAAAGCAGCTGCTGCCCAGAAAGTGGAGTTGGATGCGTACCAGGGAAGGTGATTAGGGTCAGAAAAGGCAATCATATATTCCTTAAAGTCTACATTCTTCAGGTGCATCCCCTCACGGGCCTCCATGTAGTCATCCTGGCCTTCATTCTCTGTAAAGAACCTGGCCCGCTGGGTCAGGTAGGAGTTTTCAGACTCCACATTAGCAAAGCTAAAGCACTTAGTGAACCTCACCCTGGTGATAGGGAAGCCTTCCAGGCCCAGAAGGTGCTTTGAGATGTCCTTAACCCCACAGTTCCCATAGTCAAACTCCGCCTCAGCAACATGGGTGTTGACTCTCTCATGGTAGACCTGCGTGGTGGTGTAGGCATCTCCATTGCGATAGCGTGTCACTTGCCGCGTCCTCCTGACATAGTGGTAGCTGATGGCTTTCCACCAGATGCAGGGAGTAGCCTGCCGCATCCGCTGGTTGCACTCCGCCACTGTCTCCAGATCTACCTTGTACTGCAGCTCGTTCCTGGTGTAGCAGTGCCAACACTCCACCAGGTAGACCACGTAGAGCATGACCAGGAAGGCCAGAGGGATGTAGATGTAGCCATTGGAGCAGGGACTGTCGTGGTACATCA contains:
- the tmem151ba gene encoding transmembrane protein 151B, which encodes MSPASAATASESSTTTVPEEEPDSPREEQRPQKQSLIKALCQETHWKCLLLSLLMYGCVGVMAWCQVTKVTHLSFDSAYKGKSMMYHDSPCSNGYIYIPLAFLVMLYVVYLVECWHCYTRNELQYKVDLETVAECNQRMRQATPCIWWKAISYHYVRRTRQVTRYRNGDAYTTTQVYHERVNTHVAEAEFDYGNCGVKDISKHLLGLEGFPITRVRFTKCFSFANVESENSYLTQRARFFTENEGQDDYMEAREGMHLKNVDFKEYMIAFSDPNHLPWYASNSTFWAAAALTLSWPLRVLTEYRTACVHYHVEKLFGFDYVPVTPSEERPYCRHIPRVNTIDSTELEWHIRSNQQLVPSYSEAVLMDLAQLSGSCNSYSVCGGYGSYRQNCERCHRAISSSSIFSRSALSICNTGSPRIPFSASRFSLGRLYGSRRSCLWRSSGSLNEPSCPTESTRCLSGQQTSEENPPAYQDALYFPVLIVHRNEGCLNHDHRSLHRNGSCVETSL